One Brassica napus cultivar Da-Ae chromosome C4, Da-Ae, whole genome shotgun sequence genomic region harbors:
- the LOC106451295 gene encoding putative vesicle-associated membrane protein 726, whose amino-acid sequence MGQQNLIYSFVARGTVILAEYTEFKGNFTSVAAQCLQKLPSSNNKFTYNCDGHTFNYLVENGFTYCVVAVESAGRQITMAFLERVKEDFNKRYGGGKATTAKPNSLNKEFGSKLKGHMQYCVDHPEEINKLSKVKAQVTEVKGVMMENIEKVLDRGEKIELLVDKTENLRSQAQDFRTQGTKIRRKMWWENMKIKLIVLGIIIALILIIILSVCHGFKCT is encoded by the exons ATGGGACAACAGAATTTGATCTACAGCTTTGTCGCTCGTGGGACGGTGATTCTCGCCGAGTATACTGAGTTTAAAGGAAACTTTACTTCTGTCGCTGCACAGTGCCTCCAGAAGCTTCCTTCTTCCAACAACAAGTTCACCTACAATTGCGACGGTCACACCTTCAATTACCTCGTCGAAAATGGCTTCA CGTATTGTGTGGTTGCCGTTGAATCTGCTGGGAGGCAGATTACAATGGCTTTCTTGGAGCGTGTCAAAGAAGATTTCAACAAGAGATATGGCGGTGGAAAGGCTACCACTGCTAAACCCAACAGCCTGAACAAAGAGTTTGG GTCTAAACTGAAGGGGCACATGCAGTACTGTGTGGATCATCCTGAGGAGATTAACAAACTTTCTAAGGTTAAGGCTCAGGTGACAGAGGTGAAAGGTGTTATGATGGAGAACATTGAGAAG GTCCTTGACCGTGGTGAGAAAATTGAACTTCTAGTGGATAAAACTGAGAACCTTCGTTCACAG GCACAAGACTTCAGAACACAAGGAACGAAAATAAGAAGAAAGATGTGGTGGGAGAACATGAAGATCAAGCTCATAGTCCTAGGTATCATCATTGCCTTGATTCTGATCATTATTCTCTCGGTTTGTCATGGGTTCAAGTGTACCTAA